The following proteins are encoded in a genomic region of Arachis ipaensis cultivar K30076 chromosome B02, Araip1.1, whole genome shotgun sequence:
- the LOC107626034 gene encoding TMV resistance protein N-like codes for MAYSPFSSSSAFNNVPLIKHDVFLSFRGTDIRTSLLSHLTTDLKRNQIDFFVDDEKLHPGDEISSTLLRAIEQSYISLVIFSEHYASSRWCMEELVKIIECMEQYERIVIPVFYNVDPSHVRHQKRTFAEAFDVHKERYEEEIMQSWKSVMKKTANLSGIHYPSKYRNESELIQDIVKNISEKLSHLFSNAPQDLVGIDEHFKFLQPLMAMESDEVRTVGIWGMGGIGKTTIARAIFDRYASRYEGCCFLQNVREESQKSGKHSLYEKLISELLEGEHLVKGSAHERSMYVKRKLSRKKVLIVLDDVDALDKLDYLTREAICLGAGSRVIVTTRDEQVLIAARVHAIYKVQELSFKSSLELFCLKAFHKSYPEHGYEELSKMAVNYTKGNPLALKVLGSFLHSRSIKEWKSALKKLRVHPNVEIYNVLKLSYDGLDDSDKNIFLDIAFFFRGAYKDNVIRFLDSCDFFGDIGISTLERKALITIFSDRIEMHDLIQQMGWEVVRQESNKDPGKLTRINKPEDFCNLLKNSEEKSLVEGIMIDLSQIGDLHLNADTLTNMPRLRFLKFYDPSDQRQSKVYIPTTLDPFPAKLSYLEWNSCPLNYLPLRFCAEKLVELRMPYSQTSKLWDGAQNLVNLTRLELGGCKKLVELPDFSKATKLISIDLCNCEKLCQLHPSILSIQTLEGLFLDGCKKLKSVKSNIYLKSLKVLGVQKCSSLEEFSVSSEKLTTSYFSLLRIKSLPHEFYCSTYLVCLVLWDCRELIELPHHIKTLSSLLTLDVSGCCSLRSIPELPPSIQVLLANGCTSLERIFSLKAAFSLNRRQISFENCVKLEEESLNDITEDAHLTILKNVLFSLTGHYPMINYYHYPRMDGRICYPGYKVPEWFGCQTTEASITIELDQPYYQLLGFIFCCVVSQNVPPPSFNKWGTLNIRCEYRHFGDDVKHTFLIIRQIFVPGRRRNSEDHVFIWTYQFPDEDMFREIEMCDDDDSTSNQKMSFRFSVDRPDEYGRVEERKKQVFIKGCGVLPMYASTVVDVIQKLELEFNLQLNPHHHNSITRQSMDALKSKMIRMIKGKSHRLLKK; via the exons ATGGCATATTCTCCTTTCTCTAGTTCATCTGCTTTCAATAATGTTCCTCTAATCAAACATGATGTTTTCCTCAGTTTTCGAGGAACAGACATTCGCACTTCTTTGCTTAGTCATTTGACAACAGACTTGAAGCGTAATCAAATTGATTTCTTTGTTGACGATGAAAAGCTTCATCCTGGAGATGAGATTTCATCCACCCTCCTTCGAGCAATTGAGCAATCATACATCTCATTGGTTATCTTCTCGGAACACTATGCTTCTTCAAGATGGTGTATGGAGGAGCTTGTGAAGATTATTGAATGCATGGAACAGTATGAAAGGATTGTGATACCTGTTTTTTATAATGTTGATCCTTCTCATGTAAGGCATCAAAAAAGAACTTTTGCAGAGGCTTTTGATGTCCACAAAGAGAGATATGAAGAGGAAATTATGCAGAGTTGGAAATCTGTTATGAAGAAGACGGCAAATTTATCTGGAATTCATTATCCATCCAAATATCG AAATGAATCAGAACTCATCCAAGATATTGTCAAGAATATTTCGGAAAAATTGTCGCATCTTTTTTCAAATGCACCCCAAGACCTTGTCGGAATTGATGAGCATTTTAAATTTCTTCAACCTTTAATGGCAATGGAGTCTGATGAAGTTCGAACTGTGGGGATTTGGGGGATGGGAGGCATAGGTAAAACAACAATTGCTAGAGCAATATTCGACAGATATGCCTCTCGATATGAAGGTTGCTGCTTTCTACAAAATGTAAGAGAAGAATCACAAAAGTCTGGTAAACACAGCTTATATGAGAAACTTATTTCTGAACTACTTGAGGGAGAACATCTTGTGAAGGGATCAGCCCATGAAAGATCTATGTATGTCAAGAGAAAGTTGAGTCGGAAAAAGGTGCTCATAGTGCTTGATGATGTGGATGCATTAGACAAGTTAGATTATCTAACAAGAGAAGCAATCTGTCTGGGAGCAGGTAGTAGGGTCATTGTAACAACAAGAGACGAGCAAGTACTAATTGCTGCAAGAGTGCATGCAATATACAAGGTCCAAGAATTGAGCTTTAAGAGTTCCCTTGAGCTTTTTTGCTTAAAAGCCTTTCACAAAAGCTATCCTGAACATGGATATGAAGAGCTTTCAAAAATGGCAGTTAATTACACAAAGGGCAATCCATTAGCATTAAAAGTATTGGGATCCTTTCTACACTCAAGGAGCATAAAAGAATGGAAAAGTGCATTGAAAAAACTCAGGGTTCATCCCAATGTGGAGATCTACAATGTCTTAAAATTGAGTTATGATGGATTAGATGATTCAGATAAGAACATATTCCTTGACATTGCATTCTTTTTCAGAGGAGCATACAAGGATAATGTTATAAGGTTTCTAGACTCGTGTGATTTCTTTGGCGACATTGGAATAAGCACTCTTGAGCGTAAAGCTCTTATAACTATTTTCAGCGATAGAATAGAAATGCATGATTTGATACAACAAATGGGTTGGGAAGTCGTTCGCCAAGAATCAAATAAAGATCCTGGAAAACTCACTCGAATAAATAAACCTGAAGATTTCTGCAACTTATTGAAAAATAGTGAG GAAAAAAGTTTAGTAGAAGGCATTATGATAGACTTGTCCCAAATTGGAGATCTACACTTAAATGCGGACACCCTTACAAATATGCCTCGTCTAAGATTTCTTAAGTTTTATGATCCTTCGGATCAAAGACAGTCCAAAGTCTACATTCCCACAACCCTGGACCCGTTTCCTGCAAAACTCAGCTATCTGGAGTGGAATAGTTGTCCTCTGAATTATCTACCATTAAGGTTTTGTGCAGAGAAACTTGTTGAGCTTAGGATGCCTTACAGTCAAACTTCTAAACTCTGGGATGGAGCACAG AATCTTGTGAATTTGACAAGGCTTGAACTTGGTGGATGTAAAAAGTTGGTAGAGCTCCCAGACTTCAGTAAAGCAACAAAGCTTATATCGATAGATCTTTGTAATTGTGAAAAACTATGTCAACTTCATCCATCTATTTTATCCATCCAAACACTTGAGGGATTGTTTCTTGATGGTTGCAAAAAATTGAAGAGTGTCAAAAGCAACATATATTTGAAATCTCTAAAAGTACTCGGGGTTCAAAAGTGCTCAAGCCTGGAGGAATTTTCGGTGTCATCAGAGAAACTGACGACTTCGTATTTCTCTTTGTTGAGAATTAAGAGCTTACCACATGAATTCTATTGCTCTACATATCTTGTGTGTCTTGTTCTTTGGGATTGCAGAGAGCTAATTGAGCTTCCACACCATATCAAAACACTATCAAGCTTATTGACTCTTGACGTAAGTGGCTGTTGTAGTCTTCGATCTATACCGGAGCTTCCACCATCTATTCAAGTGCTTCTTGCTAATGGGTGCACATCACTGGAAAGAATATTCAGTTTGAAGGCAGCATTTAGTTTGAACAGAAGACAGATCTCATTTGAAAATTGCGTGAAATTGGAAGAGGAGTCGCTGAATGATATTACGGAAGATGCCCATCTCACAATATTGAAAAATGTTTTGTTTTCTTTGACAGGTCATTATCCGATGATAAATTATTATCATTATCCTAGAATGGATGGTCGTATTTGTTATCCAGGGTACAAAGTTCCAGAGTGGTTTGGATGTCAGACAACAGAAGCGTCCATAACAATTGAACTTGATCAACCTTACTACCAGTTGTTGGGTTTCATCTTCTGTTGTGTTGTTTCTCAAAACGTACCTCCTCCTTCTTTTAATAAATGGGGTACTCTCAATATCAGGTGTGAATACCGCCACTTCGGAGATGATGTTAAGCACACATTTCTAATTATAAGGCAAATCTTTGTTCCTGGAAGACGACGGAACTCTGAAGATCACGTTTTTATTTGGACTTATCAATTTCCTGATGAAGACATGTTTAGGGAAATTGAAATGTGTGATGATGATGACAGCACTAGCAACCAAAAGATGTCATTCAGATTCAGTGTTGATAGACCTGATGAATATGGGAGagtagaagaaaggaaaaaaCAGGTTTTTATCAAAGGGTGTGGGGTTTTGCCAATGTATGCCTCAACTGTCGTGGATGTCATTCAAAAACTTGAATTGGAGTTCAACTTGCAGTTGAACCCTCATCATCATAACTCCATCACAAGGCAGAGTATGGACGCACTGAAAAGCAAGATGATCCGGATGATTAAAGGAAAATCACATCGACTCCTGAAGAAGTAA
- the LOC107627893 gene encoding TMV resistance protein N-like, with protein sequence MGGIGKTTIAQFIFNKYSSEYEGCCFLKNVGEESERHGLDYLCEQLVSQLLKKQNIPVRGSANPISVCDHKSLSGKKFFIVLDDVDASRKLEYLGEQLTLGAGSRVIVTTADKQIFKKVHGIYEVRPLNFSSSLQLFCLNAFGHASPKIGYQELSKMVVNYAKGIPLALEVLGSFLRSRKSIRVRESALEKLRVHPNKVVYNVLKLSVDELDYHEKIIFLDIVFFFKGKNKDEVSCFLESCKLFGSIGIDSLQDKALITISPLNKIEMHDLIEQTGLEIVFNESPNDLKKRSRLRNPENVRNVLEDSEGEKSVEGILYNLSESGDLHLSANTFKNMPHLRFLRFYGAWHGRKSNVYVETTLEPFSAKLRYLEWCDYPLNSLPSRFCAEVTVKFRNSGMESREALDSQLGLCNHEFLDVKQ encoded by the exons ATGGGCGGTATAGGTAAAACAACCATAGCTCAATTTATATTCAATAAATATTCCTCAGAGTACGAAGGTTGTTGCTTCTTGAAAAATGTCGGAGAAGAATCAGAAAGACATGGTCTGGATTATTTGTGTGAGCAACTTGTTTCTCAACTACTAAAGAAACAAAATATCCCTGTAAGAGGATCAGCCAACCCCATATCTGTCTGTGATCACAAAAGTTTGAGTGGGAAAAAGTTTTTTATAGTACTTGATGATGTGGATGCATCAAGGAAATTAGAGTATCTTGGTGAACAACTCACTTTGGGAGCAGGTAGTAGAGTCATCGTAACAACTGCAGACAAGCAGATATTTAAAAAAGTGCATGGAATATATGAGGTCCGGCCGTTGAACTTTTCAAGCTCCCTTCAGCTGTTCTGCTTAAATGCCTTTGGCCATGCTTCTCCTAAAATTGGTTATCAAGAACTTTCTAAAATGGTGGTTAACTATGCCAAAGGCATTCCATTAGCGTTAGAAGTTTTGGGTTCTTTTTTACGCTCAAGAAAAAGCATACGAGTCCGGGAAAGTGCGCTGGAAAAACTCAGGGTTCATCCCAATAAGGTCGTTTACAATGTCTTGAAATTGAGTGTGGATGAACTAGACTATCATGAGAAAATTATATTTCTTGATATTGTATTCTTTTTCAAAGGAAAAAATAAGGATGAAGTCTCATGTTTTCTGGAGTCTTGTAAATTATTTGGAAGCATTGGAATAGACAGCCTCCAAGATAAGGCTCTTATAACTATTTCACCGCTGAACAAAATTGAAATGCATGATCTGATAGAACAAACGGGTTTGGAAATTGTTTTCAATGAATCACCTAACGACCTCAAAAAGCGTAGCCGATTGAGGAATCCTGAGAATGTCAGGAATGTATTGGAAGATAGTGAG GGAGAAAAATCAGTTGAAGGCATTTTGTATAACTTGTCTGAATCTGGAGATCTACACTTAAGTGCAAACACCTTTAAAAATATGCCTCACCTAAGGTTTCTTAGGTTTTATGGTGCTTGGCATGGAAGAAAATCGAATGTATACGTTGAAACAACCCTGGAGCCGTTTTCTGCTAAACTCAGATATTTGGAGTGGTGTGATTATCCTCTGAATTCTCTACCATCAAGGTTTTGTGCAGAGGTTACAGTCAAATTTCGAAACTCTGGGATGGAAAGCAGGGAGGCTCTtgattctcaattaggtctctgCAATCACGAATTCCTGGATGTAAAACAATAA
- the LOC110269314 gene encoding uncharacterized protein LOC110269314, which produces MALKSRKGNATAEEASWYCALLLVSSTVLIMLTIFTHEHNSSTISSLRRPCEEIYVVGEGETLHTISDKCGDPYIVDNNPHIHDPDDVFPGLVIKITPSSTSSQ; this is translated from the coding sequence ATGGCTTTGAAGTCCAGAAAGGGAAACGCCACAGCTGAAGAAGCTTCATGGTACTGTGCTCTTCTCCTTGTTTCATCCACTGTCCTAATCATGCTAACTATCTTCACTCATGAACACAATAGCAGCACTATTAGTAGTCTCCGACGACCGTGCGAGGAGATCTATGTGGTCGGAGAAGGGGAGACGCTTCACACCATAAGTGACAAGTGCGGTGACCCTTATATTGTTGACAACAACCCTCATATCCATGACCCTGACGATGTCTTCCCTGGCCTTGTCATCAAGATTAcaccttcttctacttcttctcaaTAA
- the LOC107627894 gene encoding uncharacterized protein LOC107627894, producing MVKMLKRKYNINMLGLIETKREDISKYDVGRIWGNSTVGWEFVESDGASGGLLLMWDDMMFQKRNCYKGERWLCVEGVLTKNNFQCAYCLVYGAHEREAKRVVWEELSYIVGLCSLPFCLLGDFNEILQVEDRKGVQSLPVSAEDFKSWVLDMQLVDLPLTDRKFTWFRGQSCSRIDRVLVNIEWVEEFPDIRLKGGPRGLSDHCPLIVEVTRVGGEHRPFRSLDSWFTHEGFLRMVKNE from the coding sequence ATGGTAAAAATGTTGAAGAGGAAATATAACATAAACATGTTAGgtttgattgaaacaaaaagagagGATATTTCGAAATATGATGTTGGCAGGATTTGGGGGAATAGTACGGTAGGTTGGGAGTTTGTGGAGTCTGATGGGGCATCCGGGGGGCTGTTGTTAATGTGGGATGATATGATGTTTCAGAAACGTAATTGTTATAAAGGAGAGAGGTGGTTGTGTGTTGAAGGCGTGTTAACAAAGAATAATTTTCAGTGTGCTTATTGTCTAGTGTATGGGGCACATGAGAGGGAGGCAAAGCGGGTGGTGTGGGAAGAGTTGAGCTATATTGTAGGCTTGTGTTCGTTGCCTTTCTGTTTGTTGGGGGACTTCAATGAGATTCTGCAAGTGGAGGATCGTAAAGGGGTGCAGAGCTTGCCGGTCTCAGCGGAAGATTTTAAGAGTTGGGTTCTAGACATGCAGTTGGTGGATCTACCCCTTACTGATAGGAAGTTCACATGGTTCAGGGGTCAATCTTGTAGTAGAATTGATAGGGTGTTGGTTAATATTGAATGGGTGGAGGAATTTCCTGACATTAGGCTGAAAGGTGGTCCTAGGGGCTTGTCGGATCATTGCCCGTTGATTGTGGAGGTTACAAGGGTTGGAGGGGAGCATCGACCGTTCAGAAGTCTAGATTCTTGGTTCACCCATGAGGGTTTTCTAAGGATGGTAAAAAATGAATAG